In Streptomyces thermolilacinus SPC6, a single genomic region encodes these proteins:
- a CDS encoding lipid II:glycine glycyltransferase FemX, with protein MSLTLRTISREQHLAYIQSLPAASHCQVPAWADVKTEWRSENLGWFDRNNQLVGVGLVLYRQLPKIKRYLAYLPEGPVINWYAPNLDDWLQPMLQHLKNQGAFSVKMGPPVVIRRWDAPAIKSGIQDPEVKRLRDIEATHIEPRAFEVSDRLRKMGWQQGEDGGAGFGDVQPRYVFQVPLANRSLDDVLKGFNQLWRRNIKKAEKAGVEVVQGGYEDLAEWQRLYEITAVRDRFRPRPLSYFQRMWTVLNNEDPNRMRLYFARHNGVNLSAATMLVVGGHVWYSYGASDNIGREVRPSNAMQWRMLRDAYAMGATVYDLRGISDSLDESDHLFGLIQFKVGTGGEAVEYIGEWDFPLNKLLHKALDIYMSRR; from the coding sequence ATGAGCCTGACCCTGAGGACCATCAGCCGAGAGCAGCATCTGGCGTACATCCAGAGCCTTCCGGCGGCGAGTCACTGCCAGGTTCCGGCGTGGGCCGACGTCAAGACCGAGTGGCGCTCGGAGAACCTGGGCTGGTTCGACCGGAACAACCAGCTCGTGGGCGTCGGCCTGGTGCTGTACCGCCAGCTGCCGAAGATCAAGCGGTACCTGGCCTACCTGCCCGAGGGCCCGGTGATCAACTGGTACGCGCCGAACCTGGACGACTGGCTCCAGCCGATGCTCCAGCACCTGAAGAACCAGGGCGCGTTCTCGGTCAAGATGGGCCCCCCGGTCGTGATCCGCCGCTGGGACGCGCCGGCCATCAAGTCCGGCATCCAGGACCCCGAGGTGAAGCGCCTGCGCGACATCGAGGCGACGCACATCGAGCCGCGCGCCTTCGAGGTGTCGGACCGGCTGCGCAAGATGGGCTGGCAGCAGGGTGAGGACGGCGGCGCCGGCTTCGGCGACGTGCAGCCCCGCTACGTCTTCCAGGTCCCGCTGGCCAACCGCTCCCTGGACGACGTCCTCAAGGGCTTCAACCAGCTGTGGCGGCGGAACATCAAGAAGGCCGAGAAGGCCGGTGTCGAGGTCGTCCAGGGCGGCTACGAGGACCTGGCCGAGTGGCAGCGGCTGTACGAGATCACGGCCGTCCGGGACCGTTTCCGGCCGCGCCCGCTGTCGTACTTCCAGCGCATGTGGACCGTCCTCAACAACGAGGACCCCAACCGGATGCGCCTCTACTTCGCGCGGCACAACGGCGTGAACCTGTCCGCAGCGACGATGCTCGTGGTCGGCGGGCACGTCTGGTACTCGTACGGCGCGTCGGACAACATCGGCCGTGAGGTCCGCCCGTCGAACGCCATGCAATGGCGCATGCTGCGCGACGCCTACGCCATGGGCGCGACCGTGTACGACCTGCGCGGCATCTCGGACTCGCTCGACGAGAGCGACCACCTCTTCGGCCTGATCCAGTTCAAGGTGGGCACGGGCGGCGAGGCCGTCGAGTACATCGGCGAGTGGGACTTCCCGCTCAACAAGCTGCTGCACAAGGCGCTGGACATCTACATGTCGCGGCGCTGA
- a CDS encoding alanine racemase, whose product MALTLYVDTARWRAHQKSVIDQFPGIIPVCKGNGYGFGHERLAEEVNRFGADMLAVGTTYEAARMKDWFGGDLLVLTPFRRGEEPVPLPDRVIRSVSSVDGVHALVGARVVIECMSSMKRHGIGEHELAQLHAAIEDVRLEGFALHLPLDRTDGSDAVEEVIGWMDRLRAARLPLHTMFVSHMRAEELARLQQQFPQTRFRARIGTRLWLGDHEATEYRGAVLDVTRVSKGDRFGYRQQRAASDGWLVVVAGGTSHGVGLEAPKAMHGVMPRAKGVARAGLATVNRNLSPFVWAGKQRWFAEPPHMQVSILFVPADAQEPQVGDELVAHLRHTTTQYDRLVDR is encoded by the coding sequence ATGGCGCTCACCCTGTACGTCGACACCGCTCGTTGGCGGGCGCATCAGAAGTCCGTGATCGACCAGTTCCCCGGGATCATCCCCGTCTGCAAGGGCAATGGCTACGGTTTCGGCCACGAGCGCCTCGCGGAAGAGGTGAACCGCTTCGGCGCCGACATGCTCGCGGTCGGCACCACGTACGAGGCGGCCCGGATGAAGGACTGGTTCGGTGGCGACCTGCTGGTGCTGACGCCGTTCCGGCGGGGTGAGGAGCCGGTGCCGCTGCCGGACCGGGTGATCCGCTCCGTGTCGTCCGTCGACGGGGTGCACGCCCTGGTCGGCGCGCGCGTGGTCATCGAGTGCATGAGCTCGATGAAGCGGCACGGCATCGGCGAGCACGAGCTGGCGCAGCTGCACGCCGCGATCGAGGACGTGCGCCTGGAGGGCTTCGCCCTGCACCTGCCGCTGGACCGCACGGACGGCTCGGACGCCGTCGAGGAGGTCATCGGCTGGATGGACCGGCTGCGGGCCGCCCGGCTGCCGCTGCACACGATGTTTGTCAGCCACATGCGGGCGGAGGAGCTGGCGCGCCTTCAGCAGCAGTTCCCGCAGACCCGGTTCCGCGCGCGCATCGGTACGCGGCTGTGGCTGGGAGACCACGAGGCGACGGAGTACCGGGGCGCTGTCCTGGACGTCACCCGCGTCTCCAAGGGCGACCGGTTCGGCTACCGGCAGCAGCGGGCGGCGTCCGACGGCTGGCTGGTCGTCGTCGCCGGCGGCACGTCGCACGGGGTGGGCCTGGAGGCCCCGAAGGCCATGCACGGCGTGATGCCGCGCGCGAAGGGCGTGGCCCGCGCCGGTCTGGCCACGGTCAACCGGAACCTGTCCCCGTTCGTGTGGGCGGGCAAGCAGCGCTGGTTCGCGGAGCCGCCGCACATGCAGGTGTCGATCCTGTTCGTCCCGGCGGACGCGCAGGAGCCGCAGGTCGGCGACGAGCTGGTCGCCCACCTGCGGCACACGACGACGCAGTACGACCGGCTCGTGGACCGCTAG
- the rpsF gene encoding 30S ribosomal protein S6, whose translation MRHYEVMVILDPDLEERAVSPLIENFLSVVREGNGKVEKVDTWGRRRLAYEIKKKPEGIYSVIDLQAEPAVVKELDRQMNLNESVLRTKVLRPETR comes from the coding sequence ATGCGTCACTACGAGGTGATGGTCATCCTCGACCCCGATCTCGAGGAGCGCGCTGTCTCCCCGCTGATCGAGAACTTCCTCTCCGTCGTCCGTGAGGGCAACGGAAAGGTCGAGAAGGTCGACACCTGGGGCCGTCGTCGTCTCGCTTACGAGATCAAGAAGAAGCCCGAGGGCATCTACTCGGTCATCGACCTGCAGGCCGAGCCTGCGGTCGTCAAGGAGCTCGACCGCCAGATGAACCTGAACGAGTCGGTCCTCCGGACCAAGGTCCTCCGCCCCGAGACCCGCTGA